In a single window of the Flavivirga spongiicola genome:
- a CDS encoding DUF6520 family protein, translating to MKRHFLKTVLPAFVFMLAIVASFSFKPAPNEAVNDVYIQMFPPAYCTLLSGPPPTDCSINNWGAECTTQINFINYDLYSRAWGLLCQDVYRLPL from the coding sequence ATGAAACGTCATTTTTTAAAAACAGTTTTGCCTGCTTTTGTCTTTATGCTGGCCATTGTAGCCTCTTTTTCCTTTAAACCTGCTCCAAATGAAGCAGTAAACGATGTATATATCCAGATGTTTCCTCCAGCATATTGTACCCTCTTATCGGGCCCACCGCCCACTGATTGTTCGATCAACAACTGGGGAGCGGAATGCACTACTCAGATTAACTTCATTAATTATGATTTATATTCCAGAGCCTGGGGACTTCTATGTCAGGATGTATACAGATTACCTTTGTAA